From the genome of Cellvibrio japonicus Ueda107, one region includes:
- a CDS encoding enoyl-CoA hydratase, whose translation MISSPSSQVQASLDERVLTLSLNRPERKNALTLEMYSALAGLIAAADKDVGVRVLVLTGTREFFTAGNDLMDFMNDPEITPSHPVVRFIDALRFCAKPVVAVVRGHAVGIGTTLLLHCDLAYVAADARLQLPFVNLGLCPEYASSYLVPRVVGQQKAAELFLLGEAFSGAEAAAMGLVTRALPGEELDTYAQARIARLAQQPPAAVRRTKALLREATQPAVEASLQAEYRGFAEGLGSEECKESVMAFFEKRAPDFSRFS comes from the coding sequence ATGATCAGCAGCCCCAGTTCCCAGGTCCAGGCCAGCCTTGATGAACGTGTACTGACTTTGAGCCTTAATCGCCCCGAACGTAAAAATGCCCTGACCCTGGAGATGTATTCAGCCCTTGCCGGGCTGATTGCCGCCGCGGACAAGGATGTTGGCGTACGGGTATTGGTACTGACCGGTACCCGCGAGTTTTTTACCGCAGGCAATGACCTGATGGACTTTATGAATGACCCGGAGATAACGCCCAGCCATCCGGTGGTGCGCTTTATTGATGCCCTGCGTTTTTGCGCCAAACCCGTCGTCGCCGTGGTGCGTGGCCATGCGGTGGGGATAGGCACTACCTTGCTGTTGCATTGCGACCTGGCCTATGTGGCGGCGGATGCGCGTTTGCAGTTGCCATTTGTCAACCTTGGCCTCTGCCCTGAATATGCCAGCAGCTACCTGGTGCCGAGGGTGGTGGGCCAGCAGAAAGCGGCCGAACTATTCCTGCTGGGCGAAGCCTTTTCCGGAGCAGAGGCGGCGGCTATGGGACTGGTAACGCGCGCCTTGCCCGGTGAAGAGCTGGATACCTATGCCCAGGCCAGGATTGCGCGCCTGGCGCAGCAGCCTCCCGCAGCGGTGCGGCGCACCAAGGCTTTGTTGCGCGAGGCGACCCAGCCAGCGGTTGAGGCCAGCTTGCAAGCCGAGTACCGCGGCTTTGCCGAGGGGCTTGGCTCGGAGGAATGCAAGGAATCGGTCATGGCTTTCTTTGAAAAGCGCGCACCGGATTTTTCCCGTTTCTCCTGA
- the argS gene encoding arginine--tRNA ligase, translating into MNIRDLLNQRVLAAMATCGVPADLPALIAPGKKAGFGDYQANGAMGAAKAMGTNPRDLAGKIVAALDLEGIADKLEIAGPGFINIYLKPAWLGKQIALAQTDARLAVPQAEHAQTVVIDYSGPNLAKEMHVGHLRSTIIGDSLARLLEFLGHQVIRQNHVGDWGTQFGMLIAELEEQLGAKGDAALELKDLEVFYQQAKKHFDDDAAFADKARDYVVRLQGGDAQMLKLWQQFKDISLHHSSEIYQQLNVTLTDADVRGESFYNDDLAPLVKALQDQGLAVESEGAQVVFLPELADKDGNPSPVIIQKQGGGFLYATTDLAALRYRVNTLNAKRIMYFIDARQSLHMQQVFTISRKAGFVSDAVSLEHLAFGTMMGSDGKPFKTRTGGTVKLAELLSEAVDRAASVVSEKNPELAGEDIAEIARKVGIGAVKYADLCKTRTNDYVFSWESMLSFEGNTAPYLQYAYTRVQSIFRKAGVAPETLGSPILLGSEQEKALAIKLLQFSEVLDQMAREAMPHLLCTYLYDIASLYMSFYEACPILKEGVDAEVRDSRLRLCHLVARTIAQGLGLLGIEVMERM; encoded by the coding sequence ATGAATATCCGCGACTTACTTAACCAGCGTGTCCTCGCTGCCATGGCCACCTGCGGTGTGCCTGCCGATCTTCCCGCCCTGATTGCACCCGGCAAAAAAGCCGGTTTTGGCGATTACCAGGCCAACGGCGCCATGGGGGCGGCCAAAGCCATGGGTACCAATCCACGCGATCTGGCCGGCAAGATAGTCGCGGCCCTGGATCTGGAGGGTATCGCCGACAAGCTGGAAATTGCCGGTCCCGGCTTTATCAATATCTATCTCAAACCGGCATGGCTGGGCAAACAAATTGCCCTGGCACAAACCGATGCTCGCCTGGCGGTTCCCCAGGCGGAACACGCGCAAACCGTGGTGATCGATTATTCAGGCCCCAACCTCGCCAAGGAAATGCACGTCGGGCATTTGCGCTCCACCATTATTGGCGACTCACTCGCGCGACTGCTCGAATTCCTCGGCCATCAGGTGATCCGCCAAAACCATGTGGGCGACTGGGGCACCCAGTTCGGTATGCTGATTGCCGAGCTGGAAGAGCAACTCGGTGCTAAGGGTGATGCCGCGCTCGAATTAAAAGACCTGGAAGTGTTTTACCAGCAGGCCAAAAAACATTTCGACGATGACGCAGCCTTTGCCGACAAGGCGCGCGATTATGTTGTACGCCTGCAGGGCGGCGACGCACAGATGCTCAAGCTGTGGCAGCAATTCAAGGATATTTCCCTGCATCACAGCAGCGAAATATACCAACAGCTGAACGTCACCCTGACGGATGCCGATGTGCGCGGTGAAAGTTTTTATAACGACGACCTGGCACCGCTGGTTAAAGCGCTGCAAGACCAGGGCCTGGCGGTGGAAAGCGAAGGCGCCCAGGTGGTTTTCCTGCCGGAACTGGCCGATAAAGATGGCAATCCTTCCCCGGTGATTATCCAAAAACAGGGCGGCGGCTTCCTCTATGCCACCACCGACCTGGCGGCCCTGCGCTATCGCGTCAACACACTTAACGCCAAGCGCATCATGTACTTTATCGATGCGCGCCAATCGCTGCACATGCAGCAAGTCTTTACCATTTCGCGCAAAGCCGGGTTCGTTAGCGATGCTGTGAGCCTGGAGCACCTGGCCTTCGGCACCATGATGGGCAGTGATGGCAAGCCGTTCAAAACCCGCACAGGCGGCACCGTCAAACTCGCCGAGTTACTCAGCGAAGCAGTTGACCGTGCGGCCAGTGTTGTGAGCGAAAAGAACCCTGAGTTAGCCGGCGAGGATATTGCAGAAATTGCACGCAAGGTGGGCATAGGAGCGGTGAAATACGCCGACCTGTGTAAAACACGTACCAATGATTATGTATTCAGTTGGGAATCCATGCTCAGCTTCGAAGGCAATACCGCACCCTATCTGCAATATGCTTATACGCGCGTACAAAGTATTTTCCGCAAGGCGGGCGTTGCGCCGGAAACACTGGGCAGCCCTATCCTGTTAGGTAGCGAGCAGGAAAAAGCACTGGCCATTAAATTATTGCAATTCAGCGAAGTGCTGGACCAGATGGCGCGCGAAGCCATGCCCCACTTGCTCTGTACC